The genomic stretch AATATGGTCTGATGTATCTGTAAATGCGTGTTTACGAAGTGGTAATAGACGCTTAACCTTTGGTTCAGTAGCAATAGCTGACTTCATATTTGTATAAACGATATAAACTTCATCAAGTTCTTTTGATTCATATAAATCAAGTACAGTTTCTGCAATTCTTCTGGCTCTGTTTAGGCTAGGGTCTTGAGCAGTAAACTGGAAATGTTCGTCAACAAAAATATCTTTCTTCTTGAAATAATGACGACCAACTTGACCGATAACAAAAAGCTTATCGTTACTTGTTTTTTCTGTATCAATAATTTCTTGGGCTAACTTAATAACATTTTGGTTATAAGCACCGGCAAGACCTTTATCGGCAGTAACAACAATAATACCCTTACGCTTATCAGTGTCACCTGCAACATACTTTTGGTCACAGAAAAATCTGTTTTCAACATCAGGAACAAGTTTCAATGTTTTTCTGATTGAATCCTGTAGGCTGATAAAGTATGGGTGAGTATTTTCATAATTTCTCTTAGCCTTTTTTAGCTTACTTGAAGAAATCATATACATAGCATTTGTAATCTTAAGGGTATCGTTGATACTTTTAATTCTGCTTTGGATTTCTCTTGTATTTGCCATATCAAGACTTCCTTTAACTTATAGACTTATATTCTTTTGCTACTTCAAGGATTTTATCCTTTAGTTCATCGGAAAGAACTTTCTTTTCTTCAATTTCTTTACCGATTTCAGGATGCTTAGTAGCAAAGTAATCTAACATATTCATCTGGAATGGCTTAATATCCTTAACATCAACATCAAGCATTAGCTTGTTTTCGGCAACAACAAGTGAAATAACCTGTTGTGAAAGTGAAAGTGGATGACATAAAGGTTGCTTTAGCATTTCCATTAGACCTTTACCAAACTGAAGTTGTTCCTTAGTTTCAGGGTCTAGGTCTGATGAGAACTGTGTAAATACTTCCATTTCTCTGTACTGAGCAAGGTCAATACGGATAGAACCGGCAGCCTTCTTCATAGCCTTTGTCTGAGCAGCACCACCAACACGGGAAACTGACAAACCAACATTAACGGCTGGACGCATACCTGAGTTAAATAGGTCACTTTCTAGGAAAATCTGACCGTCAGTAATGGAAATAACATTTGTAGGAATATAAGCTGAAACATCACCTGCTTGAGTTTCGATAATTGGTAGAGCAGTGATTGAGCCACCACCAAGTTCATCAGAAAGTCTTGCTGATCTTTCAAGTAGTCTTGAATGTAGATAGAAAACATCACCTGGATAAGCTTCACGACCCGGAGATCTTTCAAGTAGAAGTGACATTGCTCTGTAAGCAACGGCATGTTTACTTAAGTCATCATATACAATAAGTACATCCTTACCCTGATACATAAAGTATTCAGCAAGTGAAGTACCTGAATATGGAGCAATATACTGAACAGGAGCTGGTTCTGATGCAGTAGCTGAAAGAACTATTGAATAATCCATTGCTCCATTCTTTTCAAGTGTATTAACAATTCTGGCAACTGTTGATGCCTTCTGACCGATTGCAACGTAAATACAAATTACGCCGTTGCCCTTTTGGTTAAGGATAGCATCAGTAGCAATAGAAGTTTTACCTGTCTGTCTATCACCGATAATAAGTTCACGCTGACCTCTACCGATAGGGAACATTGAGTCGATTGATAGGATACCTGTTGCCATAGGTGTGTCAACTGATTTTCTCTGTACAATTGAAGGTGCTGCACATTCGATTGGACGATAGTCGGATTCTTTAATTTCACCCTTACCGTCAATAGGAGCACCTAGGGCATTTACAACTCTGCCAAGGAAGTTATCACCAACAGGGATACCGGCCTTTTTGTGAGTTCTTGAAACCTTAGTACCTTCGTGGATACCACGGTCTTTGTCAAAAAGGATAACACCGATTTCGTTAGCACGAATATCCTGTACCATACCTTTTGCACCATTTTCAAATACAACGATTTCACCGTACATAGCAGCATCAATGCCGTATACACGAGCAATACCGTCACCTAGAGAGATAACTGTACCGGTTTCTTTCTCTCCATTATCAAAATCAAAATTTTCAATTTCACTTTTTAGTATTGAAATAATTTCATCTGATCTGATTGCGCTCATTCGAGTTTACCTCCAGACTAATTTACGATTTAATGCGTTAAGTTTATTCTTGAAACTTCTGTCAAATTCATGACCGTTAGCTTCAATTACAAATCCACCAATAAGGTCAGGTTTTTCAATAAGTTCAAGTTCAACCTTACTGGCATTTAGCTTTTTCTTAACGAATGCTTTTAACTTTTCTTGCTGTTCCTCAGTTGGTTTCACAACATAATAAAGATGAGCAACAACAATCTTGTTCTCTTTATTGTACCAATTATGATACTCTTTGAAAATATCATTAATAGATGTCATTCTGCCATTTTTTGAAACTACCTTGATAAAATTGCAAATATCTTTTGGAAAAATCTTATCAATAATTTCATACTTTTTCTTTGGCATAATTACCGGAGAGCAAAGAACTTTCATAAGTTCCTTGCTTTCGGCAAAAGTATCTTCAGCAATACTAATAGAGTCAGCACTAACATTTAACTGGTACAACACCTTAGCATAGTTACTAACTGTTGTAGTCATTACTTGTCCTCCTCACCTAAAAACTCATCGTAGGAAGAAGTATCTGAATTGCTTGACTGTTCCTTAACAACCTTTGTTGCTGCTACAAGAGCAAGACCTGCAATTTCACTTTCAAGTTTGCTCATTGTCTTGTCATATTCAAGCTGAGCATTCTTTTGTGCTTTATCAACAATTTCTTTTGCCTGATCATTGGCAGAAGCAATAATATTGTTTTTCTGAAGTTCGGCTGTCTTTTTAGCTTCCTTAGTAATTTCAGCTGCTTTATCTTGAGCAGCCTGTACATTACCTTCATACTCAGCCTTTAGTTTATTAGCAGCTTTCTTTGTTTCGGCTGCGTTGTTTAGGTCATCCTGAATCATTTTTTCTCTCTGGTCCATAACCTTTTTGATAGGTTTTAGAAGGAAGAACTTAATAATACAGAAGAACACTAATAAGTTAATAACTGTGAATAAAATATTCCATGGATCTAAATTTAGCATTATTTATCCCACCTACCTTAGAATAGTAGAATAACAAGAAGACCAACAACAAATCCGTAGATAGCTGTTGCTTCTGCAAGTGCTGAACCAAGAAGTAATAGCTTTGAGATTTTGCCATCTGCTTCAGGTTGACGAGCAACTGACTGAGAAGCCTTTGATGTTGCAACACCGATACCGGCACCTGCACCAAGACCTGTAAGTACGGCAATACCTGCACCCATAGCAATAGTTGGGTCACTGTTACCAGGTAGAAGTAGGATAATTAGTAGACCTACAACGAAACCGTAAATAGCTGTTGCTTCTGCAAGTGCTGAACCAAGAAGTAATAGCTTTGAAATCTTACCGTCAGCTTCAGGCTGATGAGAAACTGCTTCACAAGCCTTAGCAGTAGCAATACCGATACCAACACCGGCACCAAGGCCACCAAGAACTGCAAGACCTGCACCGATACCTGTATAGGATACAAGACCTTTACCTAGTTCTGCATTGTCAGGTAGAAGTAGGATAATTAGTAGACCTACAACGAAACCGTAAATAGCAGTTGCTTCAGCTAGGGCTGAACCTAGAAGTAATAGCTTAGAAATCTTACCGTCAGCTTCAGGCATACGACCAACTGCTTCACAAGCCTTAGATGTTGCAAGACCGATACCTACACCGGCACCTGCACCTGTAAGTACTGCAAGACCTGCACCGATTGCAAGTTGAGATACATACTGACTTGAGTTATCAGGTAGAAGTAGGATAATCAGTAGACCTACAACGAAACCATAAATAGCAGTTGCTTCAGCAAGGGCTGAACCTAGAAGCAATAGCTTAGAAATTTTACCGTCTTCCTCAGGTGCTCTGGCAACAGACTCACAAGCCTTTGCAGTAGCAAGACCGATACCAACACCAGCACCAACACCTGTTAGAACTGCAACACCTGCACCAACTGCGATACCCGGGGTTGCACTTGAATCTTTTAATAATAGAATAATAAGCAAACCAACAACGAAACCGTAGATAGCTGTTGCTTCTGCAAGAGCTGAACCTAGAAGTAGAAGTTTGCTAATGTTACCGTCTGCCTCAGGCTGACGAGCAACTGCTTCAGTAGCCTTGGATGTAGCATAGCCGATACCGATACCTGCACCAAGACCGGTAAATACTGCTATACCTGCACCAATTGCAAGTAATGTCAACATAGTGAACACTCCTTAATATGTTAATTAATAATTATTCTGTTTCTATACCTTCCTTGATAAACAAAGATGTCAAGAATACAAATACATAGGCTTGAATCAAGCCATCAAAAAAGTCAAAGTATAGACTAAATGCTACCGGTACAACAAATGGAACAACACATTCGATAAGTGTCATAACAACAAAAGCACCCAGAACATTACCAAATAGTCGCATACAAAGTGAAAGTGGTCTTATTCCAATTTCAAGAATGTTAAAGGGCAACATAATCGGTGTTGGCTCAATAAAACTCTTAAGAAACTTTTTCGGACGCTTCTTAATCAAAGCTGCACCTTCAATTAGGATAATACTCATGAGAGCTAAGGCAATGGTAACTGCCAAGTCCTTTGTCGGTGACTTAAAGCCAAAAATACCTATAATGTTACTAAATCCTATATAAATAAGAACAGATATTAAGTAAGGTACATATTCTGAACCTTCCTCTCCAACCATTCCACCAACAAATTTATAGAGCCAGTTTACACAAAACTCTAAGAAAACTTGTTTTCTGCTAGGATTTTTCACCCTCAGATTTCTTACAAGAATAAGACATAATGCAAGGAATACTGCCATTATAATCCAAGTGACAACAACCGACTCGTAAACTTTGATACCACCAAAGATGGGGATTGTAAACACAGGTTCACAGGTCATTTCTTGTTGGATTGATTCTGCAATATTGCCCATAATGTCGCCTCCTCTTCCATATAAAATTGTTTGGTTACGGTTCACTACAAAATATAGTGTGCCAATAATCTTATAA from Ruminococcus bovis encodes the following:
- the atpG gene encoding ATP synthase F1 subunit gamma, translating into MANTREIQSRIKSINDTLKITNAMYMISSSKLKKAKRNYENTHPYFISLQDSIRKTLKLVPDVENRFFCDQKYVAGDTDKRKGIIVVTADKGLAGAYNQNVIKLAQEIIDTEKTSNDKLFVIGQVGRHYFKKKDIFVDEHFQFTAQDPSLNRARRIAETVLDLYESKELDEVYIVYTNMKSAIATEPKVKRLLPLRKHAFTDTSDHIDMGTHIENITLLPSADAVFDNVVPDFIAGYIYGALVESYCSEQNARMMAMQSATDSAKEMLKDLSVLYNRARQAAITQEITEVISGAKAQKNKG
- the atpA gene encoding F0F1 ATP synthase subunit alpha produces the protein MSAIRSDEIISILKSEIENFDFDNGEKETGTVISLGDGIARVYGIDAAMYGEIVVFENGAKGMVQDIRANEIGVILFDKDRGIHEGTKVSRTHKKAGIPVGDNFLGRVVNALGAPIDGKGEIKESDYRPIECAAPSIVQRKSVDTPMATGILSIDSMFPIGRGQRELIIGDRQTGKTSIATDAILNQKGNGVICIYVAIGQKASTVARIVNTLEKNGAMDYSIVLSATASEPAPVQYIAPYSGTSLAEYFMYQGKDVLIVYDDLSKHAVAYRAMSLLLERSPGREAYPGDVFYLHSRLLERSARLSDELGGGSITALPIIETQAGDVSAYIPTNVISITDGQIFLESDLFNSGMRPAVNVGLSVSRVGGAAQTKAMKKAAGSIRIDLAQYREMEVFTQFSSDLDPETKEQLQFGKGLMEMLKQPLCHPLSLSQQVISLVVAENKLMLDVDVKDIKPFQMNMLDYFATKHPEIGKEIEEKKVLSDELKDKILEVAKEYKSIS
- the atpH gene encoding ATP synthase F1 subunit delta; amino-acid sequence: MTTTVSNYAKVLYQLNVSADSISIAEDTFAESKELMKVLCSPVIMPKKKYEIIDKIFPKDICNFIKVVSKNGRMTSINDIFKEYHNWYNKENKIVVAHLYYVVKPTEEQQEKLKAFVKKKLNASKVELELIEKPDLIGGFVIEANGHEFDRSFKNKLNALNRKLVWR
- the atpF gene encoding F0F1 ATP synthase subunit B — translated: MLNLDPWNILFTVINLLVFFCIIKFFLLKPIKKVMDQREKMIQDDLNNAAETKKAANKLKAEYEGNVQAAQDKAAEITKEAKKTAELQKNNIIASANDQAKEIVDKAQKNAQLEYDKTMSKLESEIAGLALVAATKVVKEQSSNSDTSSYDEFLGEEDK
- the atpE gene encoding ATP synthase F0 subunit C; its protein translation is MGAGIAVLTGLGAGAGIGVATSKASQSVARQPEADGKISKLLLLGSALAEATAIYGFVVGLLVILLF
- a CDS encoding F0F1 ATP synthase subunit A, which produces MGNIAESIQQEMTCEPVFTIPIFGGIKVYESVVVTWIIMAVFLALCLILVRNLRVKNPSRKQVFLEFCVNWLYKFVGGMVGEEGSEYVPYLISVLIYIGFSNIIGIFGFKSPTKDLAVTIALALMSIILIEGAALIKKRPKKFLKSFIEPTPIMLPFNILEIGIRPLSLCMRLFGNVLGAFVVMTLIECVVPFVVPVAFSLYFDFFDGLIQAYVFVFLTSLFIKEGIETE